CGTGGACAGCGGGTAGAAGACGCCGGCGAAGGGCGAGATGAGCGCGGGGATGGGCCAGACGAACCACTCGGACGCCGGCCCCAGCCGCAGCACCAGCGCGCAGCCGAAGATGCCGATGGCGATTCCGAAGAGGAACAGCACCAGCAGGAAGGGGACGAACATCAGGCCGTACGTGGCGAAGGACAGGCCGAACAGGCCGCTGGCGAGCACGAGCATGACGACGAGGCCCACCAGGCTGGTGACGAAGCTCGACAGCACGAGCCCGCCCACGTACTCGGAGATGGACAGCGGCGTGGCGAAGACGTTGAGGAAGTTGCGGGACCAGACGTCCTCGAAGAAGACCATCGTCACGCCCTGCATGACGCGCGTGAAGAAGTCCCAGAGGAGCACGGCGCCCAGCAGCGCGGGGACGAAGTTGAAGCCGGGCGAGGCGACGGTGTTGAGGTAGCGGGTGATGAAGCCCCACAGCACCATGTCGATGGCCACCCAGGCGAAGAGGGGCAGGAAGCGCGCGACACTTCCCTTGAGCAGGTAGAAGTGGCGCAGCGCGATGGCGTAGGCGCGACGTGGACGCATGGCTCAGGCCCTCTCCAGCGCGAGCGGCTCGCGCGCCACGGCGATGAAGAGCTCCTCCAGGGAGGCCTTGCCGTGCTCGCGTGGGAGCGTCCGCGGGTCTCCTTCGAGGAGGACCTTCCCGTGCGACAGGAAGAGGACGCGGTGGCAGACCTCCTCCACCTCGTACATGTTGTGGGACGTCCAGAGCACGCCGCCGGTGCCGCGCGCGGCGAAGTCGCGGATGCGGGCGCGGATGTCCTTCGCGGTGGACGGGTCCAGCGAGGCGGTGGGCTCGTCGAGCAGCAGCAGGTGCGGGTGGTTGAGCATGGCCTTGGCCAGGGCGACGCGGGTCTGCTCTCCGGAGGAGAGCACGCCGCAGCGGGTGTCGCGGAACCTCACGAGGTCGAACTCCTCGAGCAGCTCGGTGATGCGCGTGGAGAGAGAGTTCACGCCGTAGATGAGGCCGAAGACGCGCAGGTTCTGGGTGACGGTGAGGTTGCCGGGCAGCGGGGAGTAGACGGCGGCGAAGTTGGTCTGCTCCAGGGCGAGGGAGCGCTGGCGGGCCAGGTCCACGTCCTCGATGCGGATGGCGCCCGAGGTGGGCTCCAGCACACCGAGCACCATGTTGATGGTGGTGGTCTTCCCTGCCCCGTTGGGACCGAGGAGGCCGACAATCTCGCCGCGGCCCACGTGGAACGAGACGCCGTCCACCGCGACGGTGGAGCCATAGGCCTTGCGAAGCTCCACCACGGAGAGGACCTTCGACGTGGAGGGTGCCCGCGAGGGCCCGGACGTCGTTGCTGAGGGAGTCATGTGGGGGCGCATTGTTCCCCAGCCCGGGTGTCCGTGGCCTCCTTCCTCGAGGTGTCGGGCGGGCACGCTCCGGAACTGTGCGGTGTGGGAACAGGGAGCCCGCTGGAGTGAGGACTTCACGTCATCGCCCGGGAGCCCGGCACACCGCCCGTGCAACGAAGGGTCAGCGCCAGTGGACCCGGGCGATGAAGCCAGCGCTCACGGAGGAGACGTCCGGCCTCCGGCACGCCGTCCGAGCAACGGCAGGTCAGCACCGGTGGCTCGGAGCAATGAGGTCCGCGCTCACGGAGGAGACGTCCGGCCTCCGGCACGCCGTCCGAGCAACGGCAGGTCAGCGCCGGTGGCTCGGAGCAATGAGGTCCGCGCTCACGGCGGAGACGTCTGACACCCCGGCGAGGGCCAGCGCGTGCGCGGTGTCTTCGCGCAGCCCGTCGAGCACACGGCGCACGCCGTCGGCGCCGCCCGTGGCCAGGCCCCACAGCACGGGCCGCCCCACGAGCACCGCGCGAGCCCCCAGCGCCAGCGCCCGCAGCACGTCCCGCCCGGAGCGCACGCCGCCATCGACGAGCACCGGCGCGCGGCCACCGGCGGCCTCCACGACCTCGGGCAGGGCTTCCGCGGTGGACACCGCGCCGTCGAGCTGGCGCCCGCCGTGGTTGGAGACGATGAGCCCCGCGGCACCGTGGTGCAGACACTCGCGCGCGTCGTCAGCGCGCAGCACGCCCTTCACCAGCACCGACAGGCCGGACAGCTCGCGCAGCCAGCCGATGTCCGCGAAGGTGAGGTCCGCGGCCTGCTCGGCCAGCTCGCGCCGGGTGAGCCCTTCCAGGTTGGCGAGGAAGTCCTCCTCGGGGAGCGCCAGCGCGCTGTCGCTCCGGTCGCGGCGCTTGCGGCCCACCACGGGCGTGTCGCCGGTGAGCACCAGCGCGCGCGCCCCCGAGGCCACGGCTCGTTGCACGAGGGCGCGGGTGAGGCCCCGGTCCTTGAGGACGTAGACCTGGAGCCACCAGGGGCCGGCGACGGCAGCCACGTCCTCCACGCGGCGTGAGGCCCGCGAGGAGAGCACCAGCAGCGAGCCGGCCTCACGCGTGCCCCGGGCTGTGGCCAGCTCCGCCTCCGGATGCGCGAGCGAATGGAACGCGGTGGGCGCGACGAGCACGGGCGAGGTCAGCGGGGTACCGAGCAACTCCGTCGCGGTGCGCACGGAGGACACGTCGCGCAGCACGCGGGGCCGCAGGCGCAGGCGGGCCCAGGCGGCGGTGTTGTCCGCGAGCGTCGTCTCCTCGCCCGAGCCACCGGCGAAGTAGTCGAACACCGCCTCGGGCAGCCGGGCACGCGCCTCGGTCTCCAGCGCTTCGTACGAGAGCATGGGCGGCAGGCTACGGCGAGCCCACGAGTCGCGCGACCCTGATGCATCATTCCGCCGGGTCTGGGTGAGCTGCCACTACCAGCTCGCCCTGCCCATTGCTCCGGGCTGACTCAGGGCGGGCCCCGGGAGCGCTCCGGGACCTCACTGTTCGGAAATGTCGGGGGTTTTGCGCGGCACAAATGTCCCGACATTTCCGAACAGTGAGCCTCCGCACCCGTCCCGCCCCTGGCCCCTGCGGTATCCACGGAAGGACCGCGCATGGGGGCCAGCGAGCGCCTCACTCGAGGTCAGGCATGGCTGCTCCAGGAGGAAGCACCACCGGTCCGCTGCCCGGAACGGTCAGCCAGGGCTCGGGCCGCTGCGCCGAGGTTCCGGAGGCGCGTTGTGCCGCGAGCAGGTCGAGCTCGCGCCCTTTGCGTGCCCTGATGACCTCCAGGTAGGGAGCCACGCTCTTTCCGACGCGGCAGATGGCGGCGAACCGCAGCACGTCCTCCTCCGAGCACCGTCCGGACAGCAGCCCGGCACGGAGGGCGCGCACGGCCACCGGGTAGCCCAGCTTGTTGCGGTACTTGAAGAGGTCGGCGATGGTCTTCGCCACGCCATAGACGCGCACGGAGACGCCGTGGAAGGTGCGGTGCTCGATGCCCTCGGAGAGCGCCGGGCCGGAGAAGCGGGCCACGTGCAGGGGCGGCTGGCTCCAGCGCGGCTTGCGCGCCCGCTCTCCGATGGCCATCCAGACCTCGGCAGGCTCCTCGGGAAGGAGTCCATGGAGCCAGAGCGCCGACTTCAAGCAGAGCACGCCTCGTGGAACACGCTTGGCGGCAACCAGCACCGCGTCAGGCGGCATGTACCGGTGGGCCCAGACACCCGGTGCCACTTCGCGCAGGGAGCCCAGGCTCAGCATCAACCGCAGCTGAGTGCGCGGCACGCCATGCGCTTCCAGGTCGCGTGAGCGCAACAACCCCAGCTCCCGCGACAGCTCCATCACCCCAGGCCGGGTCTTGTATCCCGGCCGACGACGCAACCTGCTCGGCATTCCCCGCCCTCCAAAAACCCCCGACATTTCCGAACAGCAACCGCCAGCAACCTAACGGGGTGGGCTGACGCGCTCGGGGAGATGACCTGGCCCGGGCGGGCCGACGCCGAAGCTCGTTCATGGCAACCTCGATGAAGCCGCCATGGCGTGACGGGTGCCCGACCCGTCGGGCCTCCTGGCCTCCGAGCCCTCCGGGCAGGTCCTGTCGGGGGCCTCACCGCCCAGGTCGAGAACCCGGGCTTCCGCGCGACTCCCGAACGAACCTCGTCCCGATGGCCCGGCCGCGGCGCGGATGCCCCACGTCCAGCAGCGCCTCACCCCGAACGAACCTCGTCCCGATGGCCCGGCCGCGGCTCGGATGACCCACCTCCAGCAACGCCTCGCGGAACCTTCTCCCTGCCCACGGTGTCTGGGCCCGCCACCAGGAGGTGTCCTTGGAACGGATGAGGGGCCGGCGCGTGCCGGAACGACTGTGCCATGCCGTCATGCTCGCCGGGGTGCTCGCCACCGCGAGTGCCGCCGCCTCGGAGGCCACTCCGCCGACGGACGGCAGGCCCGAGGCGGCCATGGAGAACGCCGCCGCCCTCGGCCGCGTCTGGGGCACGGTGAAGTACGTACACCCCGCGCTCGCCTTCCGTGAGGTGGACTGGGATGCCGCGCTCGTGGAGGCGCTACCTCAAGCCCTCGCCGCGCCGACGCCCGAGGCGCTCGCCAACGCCGTGGGCGGCATGCTGCGCCGCCTGGACGACCCGCTGACCCGCGTGGAGCGCGACACCCCGCGTCCTCCGCCGCCCACCGCACCGGCCCCCGGTCCGTTCTCCCGCTGGTCCGGTGACGTGCTGGTGGTGGACCTGGACCGGCGCTACGCCAACCTCAACGAGCTCTTCCCGGCCATGTCAGCCCTGGCGCCAGAGCTGGCGAAGGCCCGCCGCGTCCTCGTGGACCTGCGCGCCAGCGGCCCCGACGAGGCCCTCTGGATGGAGATGGCGCTCGGCTTCCTGGAGCGCTCGCTCCCCTCCGAGCAGGTGACCGCCCCCGCGGAGCGCTTCCGCGTGTACTCGGGCTTCCCGGTGCAGCTCGGCCCCAGCTCCGGCGGCTATACGGCCTCGGTGGAGACGCGGCTGGCCCGGAGCTTCGCGCCCGCCCCTGGCACGCCGAAGCGCTCCGTCGCCTTCCTCGTCAATGGCCGCACGCCCCTGTCTCCCCTGCTGCTGGCCCTGCGCGACTCACCGCGCACCTTCCTCGTGTCCCAGGGCGCGCTGGACGAGTCCTCCGCCGTCCAGGTGCGGCACGTGCCACTGCCCGGAGGACACCGCGCGGTGGTGCGCGCCTCGGAGCTCGCCTTCCCTCCCGGCTCGCGCGGCCTGCGCGCGGAGGCCACCGTCCCCGCCGACGCCGACGAGCGCGATGCCGGCCCCGCCTTCCAGGCCGCCCTCCACCTGCTGCGCAAGGGCTCGACTCCGAAAAAGCCAGCGGCCCACGCTTCCACCCGGGACACCACGCTGCCCACGGGCGGGCCGGACGACGCCTACGAGGCCATGCCCTACCCGGCCGAGCCGTACCGCCTGCTGGCCGTCCTCCGCTTCTGGAACGTGATGCGCTTCTTCCACCCGGACCCGAAGGCCCTGAAGGACTGGGACGCGGTGCTGCCCACGTTCCTCGCCCGGGCACGCGACGCCCGGGACGCGGCCGGGTACACCCGGGTGCTGTACGCGCTGGCCGCCCGCGTGGCCGACGGGCACAGCTTCGTCGCCGAGGGCGGAGTGCCGCTGCGCTCGCTCGCCGGGGGCAACGCGCCCCTCGTCCTCCGCTCCGTGGAGGGCCGCTTCCTGGTGGCGGAGCTGCCCATGCCCGAGGCCGCCCGCGCCGCCGGCATCTCCGTGGGCGACGAAGTCGTCTCCGTGGACGGAGAGCCCGTGGCCACCCGTGCCGGGCGACTGGGGGCGCTGCTGGGCGCGTCCCACCCGGCGGCCCATGCGGAGCGCGTGGCCAGCCTGCTGCTCGCGGGCGCGGACGGTCAGCCCGTGGAGGTGATGCTCCAGGGCGTGGACGGACGGATGAAGGAGGCGCGGCTGCCCCGCTCGCGTGACTTCCTTCCCTTCCTCCGTCCTCCCCCGGAGGCCGCGACACCCTGGCGGAAGCTCGACGGAGGCCTGGGCTACGTGGACCTGCGCCTGCTGCGCGCGGAGCGCGTGGACGCCATGCTCGAAGCGCTGAAAGACACGCGCGGCCTCGTGCTGGACCTGCGTGGCTACCCCCAGGGCAGCGCCTGGGCACTGGCGCCGCGCCTCAACGTGCGCGGTGCCACCACCGCCGCCGTCACCGCCCGCCCGCTCCTGTCCGCGGGCGAGGTCCGCGAGGTGCGCCGCGTGGAGCCACTCCCCACCACCGACAAGCCGCTCTACCGGGGCCGCATCGTCGTGCTGGTGGACGAGCGCACGATGAGCCAGGGCGAGTACACGGCGATGATGCTCCGCACCGCGTCCGGCGCACGGCTGGTGGGCAGCCCCACGGCGGGCGCCGTGGGGGACACCACCAACGTGTGCCTGCCCGGCGCCGTCTGTGTCCTCTTCACCGGCCAGCGCCTGGAGTCCTCGGATGGCGGCGCCGTGCAGGGCGTCGGCCTGCGCCCCGACGTGGAGGCCCGCCCCACCGTGCGCGGCCTGCGCGCCGGCCGCGACGAGGTGCTGGAGCGGGCACTCACCCTCTTCCGGGAGGAGCCACCCCTCGCGGCAGGCGCACGGTGAAGATGGAGCCCACGCCCGGGCGGCTCTCCACGTCGATGCGCCCGCCCATGGCGTCCACAATCTGCCGGCTGATGTAGAGCCCCAGCCCCAGCCCGCCGTAGTGCCGCTCGGACACGGCGCGCTCGAAGCGGCCGAACAGGCGCGGCAGGTCCTTCTCGGAGATTCCAATCCCCTCGTCGCGCACCGACAGCCGCACCGACTCCTCGCCCTCGTGCGCGGCCTCCACCACCACGGGGTGGCCCGCGCCGTACTTGGCCGCGTTGGTCAGCAGATTCACCAGCACCTGGTCCAGCCGCGACGAGTCCCAGCGCCCCGGCAGCGGGCCGGGCACGTCCACGCGCACCGTGCAGCCCGCCTGCGTGAAGACCTCCTCCATCCGGTCCACCGCGTCGCGCACCGCCTGGCCCAGGTCCACGTCCGCGGGCTCCAGCGCCAGGCGCCCCAGGGAGATGCGGCTGACGTCCAGCAGGCTGTCCACCAGCGCGGTGAGCCGCTGCACCTGCCGCATGGCGGTGGCGAGCCGCGGCGCCACCTTGTCGCGCACCTCGCCGCCGAGCGCCCGGTCGATGAGCCCGTGCTGCAGCTTGAGGCTGGTGAGCGGCGTCTTCAGCTCGTGGCTGGCCACGGAGAGGAACTCGTCGCGCAGCCGCACCGCCGCCTGCGCGTCCCGGTAGAGCGACGCGTTCTCCAGCGCCACCGCCACCCGCCGCGCCAGTTCCTCCGCCATCGCCACGTCGGACGTGCCCAGCCGCCGCTGCGGGGCCGCCGTCCCCAGGGTGATGACGCCCAGCGTCCGCCCGCGCGTGCGCACCGGCACCGCCACCAGCGAGTGCGGGTCCAACGCCTCCAGCAGCGCCCGGTGCTCCGGCCCCTGGAACATGCGCTCGCGCAGGTCGGGGCCCACCTCCGGCAGGTAGCGTGTCTCGCCCGTCTGGAAGCACTCGCGCGCCGGGTGGAGGGTGCCCTCGCTCATGTCGGGCGACAGCGTGGACAGCAGGGACGCGTCACGCGGCGCGTCCCGGTGAGAGGCCGCCACGCACCGCAGCGCCCCGTCCGGCCCCACCAGCTCCACCAGGCAGCAGGTGGCCACGCTGCGCGCCGCCACGCGCGCCACGTGCTCCAGCGTCCACTCCACGTCGTCCAGGTGCTCGGCCAGCGCGCGGCTCGCGTCCAGCAGGAAGAAGAGCCGCTCCTCGGCCTCCTTGCCCACCTCCAGCGCATGGTGCAGCCGCTCGCCGCGCTCGCGCAGCGTCTCGTACAGCGCCGCGCGCTCCAGCGCCTGTGCGCACTGCTGCGCCAGCGACGCCAGGAAGGCCTGCTCCGGAGGGGAGAAGGCGCGCGGCGCGTCCCACGCCAGCGACAGGTAGCCGCGGACGCCGCGCTCCGCCAGCAGCGGCAGCACGGCCCGGGCCCCGTCCCCCAGGGACGCCAGGGCGGCGCGCGCCGACTCCGTCACGGCCGTCCCCGGCTCCCTTCGAGGGAACCACTGCGGCGCCCGGTCCTCCACGTCCACGCCCAGCGCGGACAGGCCCGCCTCCGTGAGTCCCTCGAGGTACGTGAGCATGGCCTGCGTGTAGCCAAAGGCCCCCAGCAGCCGCAGCCCTCCGTCCGCGCCCCGCTCCAGCACCACGCCGCGCGCGGCGCCGGTGGCGCGCAGGCCCTGGTCCATCAGCACCTCGGCCACCTGCTCGGCGGTGGCGGCGCGGGACAGCGCGGCGGTGACGGCCTGCAGCCGCTCGGTGCGCACCTGGGCCTCGCGCGCCTCGGCGTACAGCAGCGCGTTGTCCATGGACAGGCTGGCGCGGCGCGACAGCTCCAGCGCCAGCTTCAGGGTCTCGTCCTGGAAGATTCCGTCCGCCCCGCCGCGCACCAGCGAGACGGCCCCCAGCACCCGGCCGCGCGCCAGCAGCGGGACGACGATGGCGGCGCGGATGCCCAGCCGCCGCGCCACCTCGAGCTGCTCGCCGGTGTACACCATCCCCGGCAGCATCCCGTCCGACACCTCGGGCAGGAACACCGGCTCTCCGGTGCGCAGCACCTCGGAGATGCCGCCGGGGGTGTCCAGGTCCGGAGCACGCAGGCGCGACAGCTCGTGGATGAGCCCCACCCGCTCCGGCGCCCGGTGCGCCGCGGCCACGCGCTCCACCCGGCCGTCGTCGCCGAGCACGTCCACCGCGCACCAGTCCGCCAGCACCGGCACCGTCAGCTCCGCCAGCCGCTGGAGCACCGTGCGCCACTCCAGCGAGCTGGCCAGCAGCTCTCCGGCGCTGGCGAGGAATGCGATGCGCTCCTCCGCGTCGTCGCGCGCCAGGACACGGGCGGCCACTCCGGGTCCGGAGACGGCCTCCGGCGGACGCACGGTGTTGGCACACGCGGGCTCGGGCGACAGCGGCTCGGCCACGGATGAGGGCCGCGACGGGGACGTGGGGCGGCGCGACATGGGGGGCCCAGATAATGACGCACCCCACGGACCGACAATGGCGCCTGCCCTTGAGTACGAGGCGACTGTCCGATGGTCGACCGGAGGCCTCTCTGCTCGCGCGGCCGGCCCTCCACTCCCGGTGAAGCCGGCGCCTGCCGCAACGGCTCAGCCCGTGCCCTCGGAGGCGGCGGGCGGGTCCCACCACACGGCGCCCTTGCCCTGGATGGCCTCGCGCGCCCGCTCCCGCACGCGCGCCATCTCCGCCGTGGCGAGGGGCTGGAAGGCGGCGGCCGCGCGCAGCGCCGCGTCCTGCTCGTTGGGGTGGCTCATCCCCATCAGCATGACGTCCGGGTCCAGGCTGAGCGTGTACCGCACGCACGTCTCCACGGTGAGGTGCGGCAGCGACGGCGCGCCCCGCGCGTCCTTCCCGCCCGAGCCCACCTTGCCCCGCGGCCGGGCCTCCAGCGGCCGGCCATAGCCCTCCGTGTCCCCCAGCAGCTTGCCCGCGCCGAACGTCTTGAAGGACACCACGCCCACGCCCAGCGAGCGCGCCAGCGGCAGCACGTCCACCACGTAGCGCGCGTCCACGAAGGGCCCCAGGGGGAACATCACCACGTCGCACAGCCCCGAGCGCAGCGCCGCGCGCAGCACGTCCGGGTGGTGGCTGGAGATGCCCCGGAAGCGCGCCCTGCCCTCGCGCACGCACCGGCCCAGCTGCTCCATGCCCCCGCCGGGCGCGGCCAGCTTCTCCCACGCCGCCAGCTCCGACACGGCGTGGAAGGCGAACAGGTCCACCGTGTCGTGGCCCAGCCGCCGCAGGCTGGCCTCCACCTGCGGCGCCACCGGCGCGTCCAGCACGTCCACCTTGTCGATGAGGAAGACACCGTCGCGCCGGCCGCGCAGGGCCTCGCCCACCGCCTCCTCGCTCAGCCCCTCCTCGTAGTTGGGCGCGGTGTCGATGACGTTGAGCCCCGCGTCCAGCGCCCGGCGCAGCGTGGCGACGAGCGTCTCGCGGGGCGTGGAGCGGTCGGCGATGTCGCCGATGCCCACCGCGGTGGCGGTGAAGCCGGTGCGCCCGAGGGCGCGGCGCGGCGTGAAGCGGGGAAGCGGTTGCGCGGCCATGGCCCCGGGTTCTCCTGAACCGCCCCGCCACCGTCAAGCGACACGGCGCCCCCGCCGGAGGGCACCGTGCGCTGGATGCCACGGCAGGCTCCGGAGCCCCCCGCGACTGTCACGCAGCCGCGAAGGGCCCAGCCCCCAGGCTCACCGGAACGGGCCGCTCACCTCGAAGGTGATGCCGCCGCTGCTCAGGCCCGAGGTGCCGCGCTGCGAGCTGAAGTACAGCCGCCGCCCGTCCGGGCTGAAGGCCGGCCCGCAGATTTCCGAAGCCGAGTGGCCGTCCAGCTTGATGAACGGCGCCACCACCCGGCTGGGGCCCGGGGTGATGATGCAGATCTCCAGGTTGCCGCCGTCCTCGGCGACGAACAAATCCCCCGAGCGCGACACCGTGACGTTGTCCACGCCCGTCAGCGGCGAGCCGGCATAGAGGTTGTCGTCGTAGATGACCTCCAGCTTCCCGGTGGCCGGCGTGTGGGCCCACACGCGGTTGTCACCCTTGGTGGTGAAGTAGATGACGCCGCTGTCGTGCCAGCAGCCCTCTCCGCCGTTGAACACCGTCGTCGCGGACGCCACGGCCGGCTGGCTCGACGCCGGGCTGGTGGCCGCGCAGTTGACCCACGACAGCGTGGCCGTGCCGGCAATCGGGTCTCCCGTCACCTTCGCCGCCTGCAGCGTGCCCGCCGTCAGCGACGGCCACGCGGACGGGGTGAAGCGGTAGAAGCGCCCGCTGCCGCTGTCCTCCGTGAGGTACAGCCGCTGGCCCGCCGGGTCCACCGCGACGGCCTCGTGCGCGAAGGTGCCCAGCGCCCCGCGCACCACGCCCTGCGACGCCTGCGCCGGGTTGCACTCCCACACCCGGCCGCCGCTGTACTCCTCGCACGACAGCCACGTGCCCCACGGCGTGGGGCCACCCGCGCAGTTGGTGCGCGTGTTGGAGAGGATGCGGTACGCGCCCACCACCGCGCCGCCGCCGTCGAAGCGCACCGCGCTCGCGCCGCCGCCGGAGGACAGCTCGCTGTTGGACGTGTACACCCAGCCGCCCGTGGCCAGCGCGAAGCACGCCCCGCCGTCCGGCGCCGAGTGCCACGTGTAGCCCGTGCTGCCCACCTGCCGCCCCGAGCGCGCGATGATGCGCGACGTGAAGCCCGCGGGCAGCCGCACCCCGTTGGCGTCCGCCGAGCCGGACATGGCCCCATACGGGCTCGGCCCCGGCTGCGCGGGCGCGGCATACGCCGCCTTCCAGAACCCGGGCCCCAATGCCAGCGTCCCTCCACCCAGCGCGGAGAGACGAAGGAAGTCACGACGGTCCAAGCGCATGCATGCTCCTCCAGGGAAGTCTGGAAAAGCACTATTACACAGAATTCACGGACCCGGGGTGACAAGCCCGCAAGGAGCGGCTGACGGGCACGTCGCGACGGGCTACCCGGTGCCGTGGCGTCCCGCGCGGTTCTTGTCCCAGATTGCGTAGAGGATGAGGAGGAAGGCGAAGAGGCGGACCACGTAGATGTAGTGGCGGCGCTCGTCGTCCAGGTCCAGGAGCGCGGCGGCCACCGCGTTGCCCGCCAGCAGCACGAAGGTCAGCGAGAAGAAGCCGAAGAGCCTGTCCCGCGACTGCTTCCAGAAGCGCAGGAAGAACAGCGCGCAGGCCAGCCACGCCATCGCCGTCGCACCGTTGAGCATGGACTTCAGCAGCATGGCGAGAACCTCAGGAGGCGTCCCAGACGAGGCCGTAGAGCAGGATGATGGCGCTGGACATGGTGGCGAGGATGCGCACCAGGTACAGGTCAATCGAGGTGGGCAGCAGCACCAGGTCCACGAAGAGCAGCACGTTGCTGACGGCCAGCCCCGCGAAGCACAGCCCGCTCCACAGGAGCAGCCGGGACTGGGTGCGCTTCCACGCGCGCAGGAGCAGCACCGCGCAGGCCACCGCCGTCAACGCACAGAGGATGTAGACCGCCTCAGCCATTGCCGCCGTCCTTGTCCTTCTTGAACACGAAGGCCTCAGCGAAGCCCCGCACCTT
This DNA window, taken from Pyxidicoccus xibeiensis, encodes the following:
- a CDS encoding DUF5985 family protein gives rise to the protein MLLKSMLNGATAMAWLACALFFLRFWKQSRDRLFGFFSLTFVLLAGNAVAAALLDLDDERRHYIYVVRLFAFLLILYAIWDKNRAGRHGTG
- a CDS encoding DUF5985 family protein codes for the protein MAEAVYILCALTAVACAVLLLRAWKRTQSRLLLWSGLCFAGLAVSNVLLFVDLVLLPTSIDLYLVRILATMSSAIILLYGLVWDAS